The genome window GAAGGCGTCGGTCTCAAGGAGTGTTACGAGGCCGACGGCCCGCACATCGGCGACGTGCTCACCGAGGACGACCCCGTGGCCATCGACGCGGTGATACACGAACGCGAGGGGTTCGACGTCGTTCCGGCCCACGTCGACCTCGACGGCGCCGAAGACCGGGTTCGGAACTCGACGTTCGGCGTGTTGTGGGTCCGCCGACGTATCGTCGAACCGCTTCTCGGCGACCGGTACGACTACGTGGTCATCGACTCGCCGCCGAGTCTCGGACCGCTGTCGGACGCGGCGCTCATCGGGTCGGGCAACGTCATCGTCCCGCTTCTGATGAGCGAACCGAGCGTCAGCGGCTTCGAGCGGATGTGGGAGCAACAGATCGTTCCAATCCGCCAGGAGGTCGACCTCGACCTGCTCGCCATCGTGCCGAACGACCTCAGCGGCAACAACGAGGAGAAGCGCATCATCCAGGATCTGGAGTCGTCGCCGTTCGCCGAGTACCTCCCCGAGTTCGCCCGGAGCGGCGAGTTCGACGACGACGACTCTCCGGGCCCCGGCCTGCGCCGACGCATCGCGTTCCGCCGCTCCTGGCGCGACGGAAAGACGCTCCGCGAGTACGAACCGGACAACGACATGGTCGGCCGACTCGACGAACTCGCGCGCGTCGTCGAATCGGGGGCCGTCGACGCCGGCGGGGACGAGGAGGTGACCGCCAGTGCCTGACGGGAACCGGTTCGCGGGACTGAGCGACGCGCTCGGCGACGAGGCGGAGCGCGAGAGCGAGGCCGTCGAGCGCGATGAGACCGACCGACCCGCCGAGACGGTCGGCGACGACGAGGCGACCGACAGCGAGGCGACCGACGGCGAAACGGTCGAGGAGGGGTCGGACTCCGGCCCCGTCGCGTCGGCGTCGACCGACGAGGAGGGCGGACCCGCGTTCTCATTCGAGGAGACGACGCCCAAGAGCGTCTACGTCCGCGACGAGACGCTCGATGCGCTCGA of Haloprofundus halophilus contains these proteins:
- a CDS encoding ParA family protein → MSRAVSVSLQKGGVGKTTVAINLADALAARGNDVLLVDLDQQGNATEGVGLKECYEADGPHIGDVLTEDDPVAIDAVIHEREGFDVVPAHVDLDGAEDRVRNSTFGVLWVRRRIVEPLLGDRYDYVVIDSPPSLGPLSDAALIGSGNVIVPLLMSEPSVSGFERMWEQQIVPIRQEVDLDLLAIVPNDLSGNNEEKRIIQDLESSPFAEYLPEFARSGEFDDDDSPGPGLRRRIAFRRSWRDGKTLREYEPDNDMVGRLDELARVVESGAVDAGGDEEVTASA